From the Lampris incognitus isolate fLamInc1 chromosome 6, fLamInc1.hap2, whole genome shotgun sequence genome, one window contains:
- the tshz3a gene encoding teashirt homolog 3 gives MPRRKQEAPKRSAAYSPEELMEHTVEDEEVKAEDLAAVSQDDPPVNEEFAESSMGVAKEPVCDQDLESAAELSGKEMDSESHVSEASDPLSDFESPSRKMEGGSVAAHLNGVTEMPSISSDTLEQMKAIYSSFLTSSFWSPVNFNTTPTQAQSTASVEKPARSNSTSSSSSCSSNSYDWHQSAVAKTLQQHPPQNRHPVQSEPSLFSTVQLHRQNPRLFGSIFTGASKFRCKGCSAAYDTLVELTVHMNDTGHYRDDNQDRAGGGAKRWSKPRKRSLLEMEGKEDAQKVLKCMYCGHSFESLQDLSVHMIKTKHYQKVPLKEPMVPVAAKIIASKKRGLVGLDLTSTPRSREGTPKVKLPQADLSESSHKASSSPYTIANNRYSHQNGASYAWQFESNKSQILKCMECGSSHNTLQELRTHMMVSGHFLRVTNSTGKRVKPLPEATSPSPGRVSTPNQERVQSVPLAPSTFSPPPPPTTTTPPAASPLLKEIKKEEVEEECSKEEAVQNEKQVAKREAREEDAEKEEKFDISKYNYLTEEDLKESPKGGFDILKSLENTVTTAINKAQSGNPSWGGYPSIHAAYQFPNALKLPQVGAEKNSPLKFMFTGGEEVLSSLSNQPLISPPLTQSSPLPSNNFQAMEELVKKVTEKVAKVEQRVKQMSPKTEQHLSPCSSETAESMKGGGAESPSEWRAVTPANSDRGSHSSRASPITEPKRETDIKSPLDSALSCSTTIITGHPPPEQPFVNPLSALQSVMNIHLGKAAKPSLPNQDPLSLLSRLNQSMAERAAVAAPPTQTKKPEPGVDRSFCQPSDDQPMDLTKGKSDRRGSISSAPLTPSSTASSISPSSIITPAKLTVVSPYTSSSPLHENALSDISDMLRNLTQSHHVSKPPSRSRITDRSEVVGSTPEDVDGLLHGHKRKGRHSNWNPQHLLLLQAQFASSLRQTSEGKYIINDLSPQERMHVSRFTGLSMTTISHWLANVKYQLRRTGRTKFLKNLDSGQPVFYCSDCASQIRTPAAYICHLEAHLGFRIRDLAKLSSKQTVRDSQSLTDKLVPLESFLSPQSQDDCTSNGAVYRCQLCVRKFASKHAIKLHLSKSHGKSPEDHLLYVCELENH, from the coding sequence CTTATAGTCCCGAGGAGCTGATGGAGCACACTGTGGAAGACGAGGAGGTGAAAGCAGAGGACCTGGCCGCTGTCTCTCAGGATGACCCTCCTGTGAATGAGGAGTTTGCAGAAAGCAGCATGGGGGTGGCCAAGGAGCCGGTGTGTGACCAGGATTTAGAAAGTGCCGCAGAGCTCTCTGGAAAGGAGATGGACAGTGAGTCACACGTGAGTGAGGCTAGCGACCCCTTGTCGGACTTTGAGAGCCCCTCCAGAAAAATGGAGGGTGGCTCAGTGGCTGCACATCTAAATGGTGTAACAGAGATGCCGTCCATAAGCAGTGACACCCTGGAACAGATGAAGGCTATCTACTCCAGCTTCCTGACTAGCTCCTTCTGGTCTCCTGTAAATttcaacactacaccaacacaggcACAGTCTACAGCTTCTGTCGAGAAGCCAGCTCGTAGCAATAGcaccagtagcagtagcagctgcAGCAGCAATAGCTATGACTGGCACCAGTCAGCAGTAGCCAAAACACTACAACAGCACCCTCCGCAGAATCGTCACCCTGTTCAGTCTGAACCCAGCCTCTTCAGTACAGTACAGCTCCACAGACAGAACCCCAGGCTGTTTGGCTCCATCTTTACAGGAGCTAGCAAGTTCCGTTGTAAGGGTTGCAGCGCTGCCTATGACACCCTGGTGGAGCTGACTGTTCACATGAATGATACAGGCCACTACCGTGATGACAACCAAGACAGGGCTGGTGGTGGTGCCAAACGGTGGTCCAAGCCCCGTAAGCGGTCCCTCCTTGAGATGGAAGGAAAGGAGGATGCCCAGAAGGTTCTGAAGTGTATGTATTGTGGCCATTCCTTTGAGTCCCTTCAGGACCTCAGTGTCCACATGATCAAGACCAAACACTACCAGAAAGTGCCTCTAAAGGAGCCAATGGTTCCTGTGGCAGCCAAAATCATCGCCTCTAAGAAAAGAGGCCTTGTCGGGTTGGATCTCACATCCACTCCACGTTCTAGAGAAGGGACCCCAAAAGTTAAGCTCCCACAGGCAGACCTGAGTGAATCTTCACACAAAGCCTCCTCCAGCCCATATACAATTGCTAATAACCGCTACAGCCACCAGAATGGGGCTAGCTATGCTTGGCAATTTGAGTCCAACAAGTCCCAGATCCTCAAGTGTATGGAGTGCGGGAGCTCGCATAACACACTGCAGGAACTGAGAACCCATATGATGGTGAGCGGACACTTCCTGAGGGTGACCAACTCCACAGGGAAGAGAGTCAAGCCCCTCCCAGAAGCCACTTCCCCCAGCCCTGGGAGGGTTTCCACCCCAAATCAGGAGAGGGTGCAGTCTGTCCCGCTTGCTCCATccactttctctcctcctccacctcctaccACCACAACTCCACCTGCTGCCTCCCCTCTCCTCAAAGAGATTAAAAAAGAGGAGGTTGAGGAGGAGTGCAGCAAAGAGGAAGCTGTCCAGAATGAAAAGCAGGTGGCAAAAAGAGAAGCGAGGGAAGAGGATGCAGAGAAGGAGGAAAAATTTGACATCTCCAAGTATAACTATCTGACTGAAGAGGATTTGAAGGAGAGCCCTAAAGGTGGCTTTGACATCCTCAAGTCCCTGGAAAACACTGTGACAACAGCCATCAACAAAGCCCAGAGTGGAAACCCCAGCTGGGGGGGCTATCCTAGCATCCATGCAGCCTACCAGTTCCCCAATGCCCTTAAGCTCCCCCAGGTCGGTGCAGAGAAGAATTCCCCTCTGAAATTCATGTTCACAGGTGGGGAGGAAGTTCTGTCATCCCTCTCTAACCAACCCCTCATTTCTCCACCTCTTACCCAGTCCTCACCCCTCCCCAGTAACAACTTCCAGGCCATGGAGGAGTTGGTTAAGAAAGTGACTGAGAAAGTAGCCAAAGTGGAGCAGAGGGTGAAGCAGATGTCTCCTAAGACAGAGCAGCATCTCTCCCCCTGTAGTAGTGAGACTGCAGAATCAATGAAGGGAGGAGGAGCCGAATCACCTTCGGAATGGAGAGCGGTAACGCCAGCCAACAGCGACAGGGGAAGCCATAGCAGCAGGGCATCCCCAATAACAGAAcccaaaagagagacagacatcaAATCCCCACTGGACTCTGCTCTGAGCTGTAGCACCACCATCATCACTGGTCACCCTCCCCCAGAGCAGCCCTTCGTCAACCCTCTAAGTGCTCTTCAGTCTGTAATGAACATCCATTTGGGGAAAGCAGCCAAGCCTTCCCTGCCAAACCAAGATCCCCTGAGCCTCCTTTCTCGGTTGAATCAGAGCATGGCCGAGAGGGCAGCTGTGGCTGCTCCCCCCACACAGACTAAAAAGCCTGAACCTGGAGTGGACCGTAGTTTTTGCCAGCCCAGTGATGACCAGCCTATGGACCTAACAAAAGGGAAGAGTGATAGAAGGGGTTCTATAAGCTCTGCCCCCCTGACCCCCTCATCCACAGcctcctccatctccccctccTCCATAATAACTCCTGCTAAGCTAACAGTGGTCTCACCATATACATCTAGCAGTCCCTTACATGAAAATGCCTTGTCTGATATTTCAGACATGTTAAGAAACCTGACACAGTCCCACCATGTCTCCAAACCCCCCTCACGATCACGAatcacagaccggtcagaggtgGTTGGCTCTACTCCAGAAGATGTTGATGGGTTGCTGCATGGCCACAAACGTAAGGGCCGTCATTCCAACTGGAACCCCCAGCACCTGCTGCTTTTACAGGCCCAGTTTGCCTCTAGCCTGAGGCAGACATCTGAGGGGAAGTACATCATCAATGACCTTAGCCCGCAGGAGAGGATGCATGTGTCCCGTTTCACAGGCCTCTCTATGACAACCATCAGTCACTGGCTGGCTAATGTCAAGTACCAGCTGAGGAGAACTGGCAGAACCAAGTTCCTCAAGAACCTTGATTCAGGTCAGCCGGTGTTCTACTGCAGTGACTGTGCCTCACAGATCCGAACCCCAGCAGCATATATCTGTCACCTGGAGGCCCACCTGGGTTTTAGAATTAGGGACCTGGCCAAGCTATCTTCCAAACAGACTGTTAGGGACTCCCAGAGTCTGACTGACAAACTTGTGCCCCTTGAGTCTTTTCTCTCTCCACAGTCACAAGATGACTGTACTAGTAATGGGGCGGTTTACCGCTGCCAGCTCTGTGTCCGTAAATTTGCCAGTAAGCACGCCATCAAGCTCCACCTCAGCAAGAGCCATGGGAAGTCCCCAGAGGACCATCTGTTGTATGTGTGCGAGTTGGAGAATCACTAG